From a single Sorghum bicolor cultivar BTx623 chromosome 5, Sorghum_bicolor_NCBIv3, whole genome shotgun sequence genomic region:
- the LOC8076795 gene encoding acetolactate synthase small subunit 2, chloroplastic produces the protein MNAAAIISRLGLATSGSGAGSHADCRPPTPAVGFTAGPRARPVAVVAAASSSSPATGGVAPVPPRSNHSVIKRHTLSVFVGDESGMINRIAGVFARRGYNIESLAVGLNKDKALFTIVVSGTDKILNQVVEQLNKLVNVIKVDDLSMEPQVERELMLIKVNAEREKLPEIMGLVRIFKAEVVDLSDHTLTIEVTGDPGKMVAIQKTLSKYGIREIARTGKIALRRERMGETAPFWRFSAASYPDLEMAIPSNFQQNTGARAIDQNTEGSSGGDVYPVESYESFSSSQILDAHWGVMTDGDPTGFCSHTLSILVNDVPGVLNVVTGVFSRRGYNIQSLAVGPAAKEGTSRITTVVPGNDESIAKLVHQLYKLIDVHEVQDFTHLPFVGRELMIIKVAANATARRDVLDIAQIFEAQKVDISDHTITLLLTGDIDRMVRLQKMLEQYGICEVARTGRVALLRESGVDSKYLRGFSLPL, from the exons ATGAACGCTGCTGCAATCATCTCCCGACTTGGCCTCGCCACCTCAGGGTCTGGGGCCGGGTCCCACGCGGACTGCCGGCCGCCGACGCCGGCGGTGGGTTTCACGGCGGGGCCGAGAGCGCGCCCAGTtgccgtcgtcgccgccgcctcctcctcttctCCGGCGACCGGTGGCGTGGCGCCGGTGCCACCCCGCTCCAATCACTC GGTCATAAAGCGTCACACACTATCAGTTTTTGTTGGTGATGAAAGTGGGATGATCAATCGAATTGCTGGGGTTTTTGCTAGAAGAGGATATAACATCGAGTCATTGGCTGTTGGGTTGAACAAGGATAAAGCATTATTTACAATAGTTGTGTCAGGAACAGACAAAATATTGAACCAGGTTGTAGAGCAACTAAACAAACTTGTTAATGTAATAAAG GTTGATGACTTATCAATGGAACCACAAGTTGAAAGAGAACTTATGCTTATAAAAGTAAATGCAGAGCGGGAAAAGCTACCTGAG ATAATGGGTTTGGTTCGCATTTTCAAAGCAGAAGTGGTTGATCTTTCAGACCATACACTAACTATTGAG GTAACTGGAGATCCTGGAAAGATGGTTGCAATACAGAAGACTCTGAGCAAATATGGGATCAGAGAAATTGCTAGAACTGGCAAG ATAGCTTTACGCCGTGAAAGAATGGGAGAAACTGCTCCATTTTGGAGGTTCTCTGCAGCTTCTTATCCTGATCTCGAAATGGCAATACCTTCAAATTTCCAGCAAAACACTGGTGCGAGGGCAATCGATCAGAATACAGAAGGATCTTCAGGG GGTGATGTTTATCCAGTGGAATCTTATGAAAGCTTCTCATCAAGTCAAATTCTGGATGCTCATTGGGGTGTTATGACTGATGGTGAT CCAACAGGGTTTTGTTCACATACTCTATCAATTCTTGTGAATGATGTCCCTGGAGTTCTCAATGTTGTAACAGGTGTTTTCTCCAGAAGGGGCTACAATATTCAG AGTCTTGCTGTTGGTCCAGCTGCAAAAGAAGGAACTTCTCGCATCACTACTGTTGTTCCTGGAAATGATGAATCCATTGCCAAGCTAGTACATCAACTGTACAAGCTCATTGATGTTCATGAG GTCCAGGATTTTACTCACTTACCATTTGTTGGTAGAGAGTTAATGATCATAAAGGTTGCTGCAAATGCTACAGCCCGAAGGGATGTCTTAGATATTGCTCAGATTTTTGAGGCACAGAAAGTTGACATATCTGATCACACAATTACACTACTG CTCACCGGAGACATTGACAGAATGGTTAGATTGCAAAAGATGCTGGAGCAATATGGTATCTGTGAG GTTGCACGAACAGGACGGGTTGCTCTGCTCCGTGAGTCTGGAGTTGACTCCAAATACCTCCGTGGGTTTTCCCTCCCTCTGTAA